One genomic region from Methanocaldococcus fervens AG86 encodes:
- a CDS encoding DEAD/DEAH box helicase, with protein MYIEHPLIKPNKLEARLYQQIIAANALKKKTLCVLSTGLGKTAIAILVIAGILTKKDGKVLILAPSRPLVEQHCNRLKDVLNIDENMIIALTGKISPNKRAELYKKGKIFVATPQVIENDIIAGRINIDDFVLLIADEAHHTTGDHAYAFVAKKFKDKCHVLGLTASPGSDIDKVMEICENLGIEHVEVRTEDDEDVKPYVAKVKLTPIRIELPPEFKKALKLINEALKERLKILKDFGVINSIANVTKTELIELNNKLFSYDEEVKYELIRVCSEALKLMHAKELLESQGKTVFLSYINKLSMQRTKSAKSISNDEKIREAVNLLMESNVEHPKLEKVVDMVKNILEKNKDERIIVFAQYRDTVEKIVNLLHQNGIKAIRFIGQANKEGKGMSQKQQIEAIEKFKREGSVLVSTSVSEEGIDIPTVNYIIFYEPVPSEIRFIQRRGRAMRGEGGKAYILIAKGTTDEAYYRSALYKEREMKRLLKNMCYLLNKRLQKKFEEKEKEEKTEEKIKEVEKPSTKTTKEEETKKPMTILDFIKQAETKPESKEERLKIENIKTKKPVKIIVDVREKNMAKLLHNYADVELKTLEVGDYVLSDRVIVERKTAEDFVNSIIDKRLFNQLKNLKKVEKPLLIIEGENFSRLHENAIKGAILSIIFDFGIPIVFTKNAEETADLLIKIAEKEQIKEKRAVMVRYGKTTMSLKEQQRFIVESLPDVGGALADRLLKHFKTVENVFTAKEEELMKVEGVGKERAKKIREVLTAKYE; from the coding sequence ATGTATATTGAACATCCATTAATAAAGCCAAACAAATTGGAAGCGAGGTTGTATCAGCAGATTATTGCGGCAAATGCATTAAAGAAAAAAACATTATGCGTTTTATCGACAGGTTTAGGGAAAACTGCTATAGCAATTTTGGTTATAGCAGGTATTTTAACAAAAAAGGATGGAAAGGTTTTAATCTTAGCTCCATCAAGACCTTTAGTTGAGCAACACTGCAACAGGTTGAAAGATGTTTTAAATATTGATGAAAATATGATAATAGCTTTAACAGGGAAAATATCTCCAAATAAAAGAGCTGAACTTTATAAAAAGGGGAAGATATTTGTTGCCACGCCACAGGTTATTGAAAACGATATTATAGCTGGAAGGATAAATATTGATGATTTTGTTTTACTAATAGCTGATGAAGCTCATCACACTACGGGAGACCATGCCTATGCATTTGTAGCAAAAAAATTTAAAGATAAATGCCATGTTTTGGGATTAACGGCCTCTCCAGGTTCTGATATAGATAAAGTTATGGAAATCTGCGAAAATTTGGGAATTGAACATGTTGAAGTTAGAACTGAAGATGATGAGGATGTAAAGCCATACGTTGCTAAGGTAAAGCTAACCCCTATTAGAATTGAGCTACCTCCTGAGTTTAAAAAAGCGTTAAAATTAATAAATGAAGCGTTAAAAGAGAGGTTAAAGATATTAAAAGATTTTGGAGTTATAAATTCCATTGCAAATGTAACAAAAACAGAACTCATTGAATTAAATAATAAGCTATTCTCTTATGATGAGGAAGTTAAATATGAGCTTATAAGAGTTTGCTCTGAAGCTTTAAAGCTTATGCATGCTAAAGAGCTTTTAGAAAGTCAAGGGAAAACTGTTTTTTTAAGCTATATTAATAAATTATCAATGCAAAGAACAAAATCTGCAAAATCAATTTCTAACGATGAAAAAATTAGAGAAGCGGTTAATTTATTAATGGAATCTAATGTTGAGCATCCAAAATTAGAAAAAGTTGTTGATATGGTTAAAAATATTTTAGAAAAAAATAAAGATGAGAGAATTATTGTTTTTGCACAATACAGAGATACTGTGGAAAAAATCGTTAATCTATTACATCAAAATGGCATTAAGGCGATAAGATTTATTGGACAGGCGAATAAAGAAGGAAAAGGAATGAGTCAAAAGCAACAGATAGAGGCAATAGAGAAATTTAAGAGAGAAGGGAGTGTTTTGGTTTCAACAAGCGTTTCTGAGGAAGGAATAGATATTCCAACAGTAAATTACATCATATTTTACGAGCCAGTTCCTTCTGAAATTAGGTTTATTCAGAGAAGAGGTAGGGCGATGAGAGGGGAGGGTGGAAAGGCTTATATTTTAATAGCAAAGGGAACAACTGATGAGGCATATTATAGAAGCGCTTTATATAAAGAGAGGGAAATGAAGAGACTGTTAAAAAATATGTGCTACCTGTTGAATAAAAGATTACAGAAGAAATTCGAAGAAAAAGAAAAAGAAGAAAAAACTGAAGAAAAAATTAAAGAAGTTGAAAAACCTTCAACAAAAACAACAAAAGAAGAGGAAACAAAAAAACCAATGACGATATTGGATTTTATTAAACAAGCTGAAACTAAACCAGAAAGTAAAGAAGAAAGACTTAAAATTGAAAATATAAAGACAAAAAAACCAGTAAAGATTATTGTGGACGTTAGAGAGAAAAATATGGCTAAACTTCTACATAACTATGCAGATGTTGAGCTAAAAACCTTGGAAGTTGGTGACTATGTTTTAAGTGATAGGGTAATTGTTGAGAGGAAGACGGCTGAAGATTTTGTAAATTCAATTATTGATAAAAGGTTATTTAATCAGTTGAAAAATTTAAAAAAGGTAGAAAAGCCATTGTTGATTATTGAAGGTGAAAACTTTAGCAGATTGCATGAAAACGCTATTAAAGGAGCTATTTTATCAATAATTTTTGATTTTGGTATTCCAATAGTATTTACAAAAAATGCTGAAGAAACAGCTGATTTATTAATAAAAATTGCTGAGAAAGAGCAGATAAAGGAGAAAAGGGCTGTTATGGTAAGATATGGAAAAACTACGATGTCTTTAAAAGAACAGCAGAGATTTATCGTTGAAAGTTTACCAGACGTTGGTGGAGCTTTGGCTGATAGGTTATTAAAGCATTTTAAAACTGTTGAAAATGTATTTACTGCAAAAGAAGAGGAGTTGATGAAGGTTGAAGGAGTTGGAAAAGAGAGGGCTAAGAAGATTAGAGAGGTTTTAACTGCAAAATATGAATGA
- a CDS encoding 4Fe-4S binding protein, with translation MESKRINFLVIKLDELKKFAKIFLTGIYENLERIIFGSDRYTSLEMRNAILSGTVKIPKTVIEELCIGCEGCANVCPTKAIEMIPTEPVKITENYVKDKIPKINPERCIYCLYCHDFCPVFSVFNEISPIHSRDVGEDYIEVDISKLLQKKIEISEEQINKISSILSINLRRIIKS, from the coding sequence ATGGAAAGTAAAAGAATAAATTTTTTGGTGATTAAATTGGATGAGCTGAAAAAATTTGCCAAAATATTTTTAACTGGAATATATGAGAATTTAGAGAGAATCATCTTTGGCTCTGATAGGTATACAAGCTTAGAGATGAGAAACGCTATATTATCTGGAACTGTTAAAATTCCAAAAACAGTTATTGAAGAGCTTTGTATTGGTTGTGAAGGATGTGCCAACGTATGCCCAACAAAGGCAATTGAAATGATTCCAACTGAGCCAGTTAAGATAACTGAAAACTATGTTAAAGATAAAATACCAAAAATTAACCCAGAGAGGTGCATCTATTGCCTATACTGCCATGATTTTTGTCCAGTATTTTCAGTATTTAATGAAATATCTCCAATTCATTCAAGAGATGTTGGAGAAGATTACATAGAGGTCGATATCTCAAAATTACTACAGAAAAAGATTGAGATTTCTGAAGAGCAGATAAACAAAATTAGCTCTATCCTCTCAATCAATCTAAGGAGGATTATCAAAAGTTGA
- a CDS encoding 4Fe-4S binding protein, translated as MIITILDKCRVEEKCQSCPFSQTSKCMEACPTDAIFLLNNKSFSCLTCGECARNCPNKAIKRNKFGGYYVDRRRCNGCGVCASVCPINIIKITEKDGKKFPMGICSMCGVCVEVCPYNARVSSYELLNTKRERLAERYLKVLESLMKVKIFNVEEKSGKIVEKVERTSIKIYRDKCVGCLRCSYLCPRESINPETIDACTSCNLCGESCPKDAIKDGEVAYNKCVLCLKCVEICPNDALKVENFRVVKVKENKTSQPKSYCINCGLCANNCPSGALRFEDGHLFYSPDACWKCLKCVEICPNDVRRVKDDKVVGGCSLCKICLNNCPENAIEITTVKLEKIKDENCILCATCSNVCPMDAIIVDRSNGEVLFTDNCISCETCAIHCPRDVIPNTTGYKKVVDRENSFIRVDMDFCIKCGLCNKACPNNCIDYGVVDKEKCEFCGACYNICPTKAIYLHRKWKVKE; from the coding sequence ATGATTATAACCATACTGGATAAATGTAGAGTGGAAGAAAAATGCCAATCTTGTCCTTTTTCACAAACATCTAAGTGTATGGAAGCCTGTCCAACAGATGCAATATTTTTATTAAATAATAAGAGCTTTTCCTGCTTAACTTGTGGAGAGTGTGCAAGAAACTGCCCAAATAAAGCAATTAAAAGAAACAAGTTTGGAGGCTACTACGTAGATAGAAGGAGATGCAACGGCTGTGGAGTATGCGCTAGTGTATGCCCAATAAACATTATAAAAATTACAGAAAAAGATGGAAAGAAGTTTCCAATGGGTATTTGCTCAATGTGTGGTGTCTGCGTTGAAGTCTGCCCTTATAACGCAAGAGTTAGCTCTTACGAGTTATTAAATACAAAGAGGGAAAGATTGGCAGAAAGATACTTAAAAGTTTTAGAAAGCCTTATGAAGGTTAAAATATTTAATGTTGAAGAAAAATCAGGAAAAATCGTTGAAAAAGTGGAAAGAACATCAATTAAAATTTATAGAGATAAATGCGTAGGTTGTTTGAGATGCTCTTATTTATGTCCAAGAGAATCCATCAATCCAGAAACCATAGATGCATGTACCTCCTGCAATTTGTGTGGGGAGAGTTGCCCAAAAGATGCCATAAAAGATGGGGAAGTAGCTTACAACAAATGCGTCCTCTGTCTAAAATGTGTTGAAATCTGCCCTAACGATGCTTTAAAGGTTGAGAACTTTAGAGTTGTTAAAGTTAAGGAGAATAAAACATCCCAGCCAAAAAGTTATTGTATAAACTGTGGGTTGTGTGCTAACAACTGCCCAAGCGGAGCTTTAAGGTTTGAAGATGGGCACTTATTTTACAGCCCAGATGCTTGTTGGAAATGTCTAAAATGTGTTGAAATCTGCCCTAACGATGTTAGAAGAGTTAAAGACGATAAAGTTGTTGGTGGCTGTTCCTTGTGTAAGATTTGTTTAAACAACTGTCCAGAAAATGCTATAGAGATAACCACAGTTAAATTAGAAAAGATTAAAGATGAAAACTGTATATTGTGTGCTACATGCTCAAATGTTTGCCCAATGGATGCTATAATCGTAGATAGAAGTAATGGAGAAGTTTTATTTACAGACAACTGCATATCTTGTGAAACTTGTGCTATCCACTGCCCAAGAGATGTAATTCCAAACACTACTGGATATAAAAAGGTTGTTGATAGGGAAAACTCGTTTATTAGGGTTGATATGGACTTCTGCATAAAATGTGGTTTATGCAATAAGGCATGCCCAAATAACTGCATAGATTATGGAGTTGTTGATAAAGAGAAGTGTGAGTTTTGTGGAGCTTGTTATAACATCTGCCCAACTAAGGCAATATATTTGCATAGAAAATGGAAAGTAAAAGAATAA
- a CDS encoding Na(+)/H(+) antiporter subunit B, whose product MNSKRDLVVALSFFMFGASILYSLANMQVNPGVNVVYLTNYIIPNYVCAVIFDWRAYDTLGECLVLVVAVMVSWVVFGKALYDNTYLKEIFKAPESEDYITIKGWGEFTPIIKFLAFPMSVLMVALGIVTILGGHITPGGGFQGGALIAAALILSVTAFGSNSPLWFEHKFLERLEALGALTYLLLGVAGMFIGGYYLFNFTEINGYMVFPAPKEIITAGIIPYLNIAVGLKVLAGLSTAAFLLSCEKVIIEKIEKSEEK is encoded by the coding sequence ATGAATTCCAAAAGAGATTTAGTTGTTGCCTTATCGTTCTTTATGTTTGGGGCGAGCATTTTATACAGCTTGGCAAACATGCAAGTAAATCCAGGGGTTAATGTTGTTTATCTTACAAATTATATAATCCCAAACTACGTATGTGCCGTGATATTTGATTGGAGGGCTTACGACACATTGGGGGAGTGTTTGGTTTTAGTTGTTGCAGTTATGGTTTCTTGGGTTGTATTTGGAAAGGCATTGTATGACAACACATACTTAAAAGAGATATTTAAAGCTCCCGAATCAGAGGATTATATAACAATAAAAGGTTGGGGTGAATTCACACCAATAATTAAATTTTTAGCATTCCCTATGAGTGTTCTAATGGTTGCTTTAGGGATTGTAACTATATTGGGTGGGCATATAACTCCTGGAGGAGGTTTTCAAGGAGGGGCATTAATAGCAGCAGCGTTGATATTGTCAGTAACTGCATTTGGTTCTAATAGCCCATTATGGTTTGAACATAAATTTTTAGAGAGATTAGAGGCATTAGGGGCTTTAACTTATTTGCTGTTAGGTGTTGCTGGAATGTTTATAGGAGGTTATTACCTATTCAACTTTACAGAGATTAATGGATATATGGTATTTCCAGCTCCAAAAGAGATTATAACCGCTGGTATTATCCCATATCTAAACATTGCTGTAGGATTAAAAGTTTTAGCTGGGCTTTCAACTGCTGCATTCTTGCTATCTTGTGAAAAGGTCATTATCGAAAAAATTGAAAAATCAGAGGAAAAATAA
- the ehbF gene encoding energy conserving hydrogenase EhbF, producing MNYLPMIVVFPLIMAIIMNLLHGKEKAVKYITFITAAILIILPFISQYGYYYFGGHGVVDGWVSGIAYLYNPAKQAVIVTLSLIASLVLISGMGEKLTNNMFVTLTLMGFASVAAIVLADDIFNLYVFFEIVSIVQAGLVFLSGTEEAYKAGLRYMILGNVAASLMLLGIAFLLASTGTLNITDMKNYILVDNPMIYGGLLLLIVGLTYGAGLPPFHNVKADLYARSKGFISAMLQTYSKFVLVGLMIVILKLFNGLDYFVSAHGVLIALGVLAMVFGVVMALLQSDYKRLLAYHAISQGGYVATGLALGTPLGIVAGIFHAINHVIYKSALFLGAYIVSHKGGSNLHKLGGLLPLMPSVAFMVLCAKLAISGVPPFNGFQSKWMLAQAAMQVNMPEIAMIMIIVSIGTFVSMMKAFYLIYLKPVDEETLKEYQNKGVPKLAVFSLFVLTALCVIIGIYPDIVTNYLWDYANELGVNYCLK from the coding sequence ATGAACTACTTGCCAATGATAGTTGTGTTTCCATTAATTATGGCAATAATAATGAATTTACTACATGGAAAAGAAAAGGCTGTAAAATATATAACATTTATCACAGCTGCAATTTTAATTATTCTGCCATTTATTAGCCAATACGGCTATTACTACTTTGGAGGACATGGAGTTGTTGATGGATGGGTTTCCGGTATAGCATATCTCTACAATCCAGCAAAGCAGGCAGTTATTGTAACCTTATCTTTAATTGCCTCTCTCGTCTTAATTTCAGGAATGGGGGAGAAATTAACAAACAATATGTTTGTTACCCTTACTTTGATGGGATTTGCGAGCGTTGCAGCAATAGTTTTAGCTGATGATATCTTCAACCTATATGTGTTTTTTGAGATAGTTTCAATAGTTCAGGCTGGATTAGTATTTTTGTCTGGAACTGAAGAGGCATATAAGGCTGGATTAAGATATATGATACTTGGGAATGTTGCAGCATCTTTAATGCTATTGGGAATAGCGTTTTTATTAGCTTCAACTGGAACTTTAAACATTACAGACATGAAAAACTATATTTTGGTTGATAATCCAATGATTTATGGAGGTTTACTGCTGTTAATTGTTGGTTTAACTTATGGAGCTGGTCTTCCTCCATTCCATAACGTTAAAGCTGATTTGTATGCAAGATCTAAGGGCTTTATCTCTGCAATGCTACAAACGTATTCAAAGTTTGTATTAGTAGGTTTAATGATAGTTATTTTAAAGCTATTCAATGGATTGGATTACTTTGTAAGTGCTCATGGAGTTTTAATTGCCTTAGGAGTTTTGGCAATGGTATTTGGTGTTGTAATGGCTTTACTGCAAAGTGATTATAAGAGATTGTTGGCATATCACGCTATAAGTCAAGGGGGATATGTAGCTACTGGATTAGCTTTAGGAACTCCATTGGGAATTGTTGCAGGTATCTTCCATGCTATAAATCACGTTATTTATAAATCTGCCTTATTTTTAGGGGCTTATATTGTGAGCCATAAAGGAGGAAGTAATTTGCATAAATTAGGGGGCTTACTGCCTTTAATGCCTTCTGTAGCATTTATGGTTTTATGTGCAAAGCTTGCGATAAGTGGAGTTCCACCATTCAACGGGTTTCAGAGTAAGTGGATGCTTGCTCAGGCGGCTATGCAAGTAAATATGCCAGAAATAGCTATGATAATGATTATAGTTAGTATTGGAACCTTCGTTTCTATGATGAAAGCATTTTATTTAATTTACTTAAAGCCAGTTGATGAAGAAACTCTAAAAGAATACCAAAACAAGGGAGTTCCTAAACTTGCGGTCTTCAGCTTATTTGTATTAACCGCTTTATGTGTAATAATTGGTATCTACCCAGATATTGTAACAAACTATCTCTGGGACTACGCAAATGAGTTAGGAGTTAATTATTGTTTAAAATAA
- a CDS encoding cation:proton antiporter subunit C, whose product MDFQMASFITSGLLVIIGLYGVFFVDNVLKKIIALEFLGNGVNLALITIGYNGRIVPIKLPGVSFEVFAKESAYPLTHALVLTNIVIEASMLAVMLGVSIILYKKYKTLKSSVILKED is encoded by the coding sequence ATGGATTTTCAAATGGCTTCGTTTATCACATCAGGACTTTTAGTAATTATTGGATTATATGGCGTGTTTTTTGTTGATAATGTTCTAAAAAAAATCATAGCTTTGGAGTTTTTAGGAAATGGGGTGAATTTAGCACTTATAACTATTGGATATAATGGAAGAATAGTGCCAATAAAACTACCTGGGGTTTCTTTTGAAGTGTTTGCTAAGGAATCTGCCTATCCACTAACTCATGCATTGGTATTGACAAACATAGTTATAGAGGCTTCAATGCTCGCCGTAATGCTTGGAGTTTCTATAATATTGTATAAAAAATACAAAACACTTAAAAGTTCTGTAATATTGAAAGAAGATTAA
- a CDS encoding metallophosphoesterase family protein, with the protein MMAIISDIHSNLEALEAVLNDIKNRGIKNIVCLGDIVGYGANPNECVELIKGAKCKCVAGNHDYGVLGKESLDFFNKYGAIAILWTKKFIKPENLKFLDSLPLVIEEKIKNKKIIFSHANPKYPELWEYLYPDYVDEVFDCGDLIFVGHSHIPFVNSEEGNLLIHKGSVYLEEDKKYLINPGSIGQPRDGINKASYCIFDEKNFKIEIVRVEYNIKGAYEKIVKSGLPEWLGERLFLGR; encoded by the coding sequence ATGATGGCTATAATAAGCGATATACACTCCAACTTAGAGGCATTAGAGGCTGTTTTAAATGATATAAAAAATAGAGGCATTAAAAATATTGTATGTTTGGGAGATATTGTTGGTTATGGTGCTAATCCAAATGAGTGCGTAGAGTTAATAAAAGGAGCTAAGTGCAAATGCGTAGCTGGAAACCATGATTATGGTGTTTTAGGAAAAGAGAGCTTAGATTTCTTTAACAAATATGGAGCTATAGCAATATTATGGACTAAAAAATTTATAAAACCTGAAAATTTAAAATTTTTAGATTCTCTACCCTTAGTTATTGAGGAAAAGATAAAAAATAAAAAAATTATATTCTCACATGCAAATCCTAAATATCCTGAGTTGTGGGAGTATTTATATCCAGATTATGTTGATGAGGTATTTGATTGTGGTGATTTAATATTCGTTGGACACTCCCACATACCATTTGTAAATTCTGAAGAAGGGAATTTATTGATTCATAAAGGTAGTGTTTATTTGGAAGAGGATAAAAAATATCTAATAAATCCTGGAAGTATAGGGCAGCCAAGAGATGGAATAAACAAGGCAAGTTATTGCATATTTGATGAGAAAAACTTTAAAATAGAAATTGTTAGAGTTGAATATAATATTAAAGGAGCTTATGAAAAGATTGTTAAAAGTGGATTGCCAGAATGGTTGGGAGAGAGGTTATTTTTAGGAAGGTAA
- a CDS encoding preprotein translocase subunit Sec61beta: MSKREETGLATSAGLIRYMDETFSKIRIKPEHVLGFTIAFVIIEAILTYGRFL; the protein is encoded by the coding sequence ATGAGTAAAAGGGAAGAAACAGGATTAGCTACGAGTGCGGGATTAATAAGATATATGGATGAAACGTTTTCAAAGATTAGAATTAAGCCTGAACACGTCCTTGGATTTACCATTGCTTTCGTTATTATTGAGGCTATTTTAACTTACGGTAGATTTTTATAA
- the coaBC gene encoding bifunctional phosphopantothenoylcysteine decarboxylase/phosphopantothenate--cysteine ligase CoaBC, translating to MHPTKLLKGTKSKLLEGKKILVAVTSSIAAIESPKLMRELIRHGAEVYCIVTEEVKKIIGKDALKFGCGNDVYEEITGDIEHIFLYNECDCLLIYPATANIISKINLGIADNIVNTTFLMFFGNKPVFIVPAMHENMLKSIERHIDELKNKDNVYIVSPRFEEGKAKVASVEEIVGFIIEKIGNDLKRERNRVLILNGGTVEFIDKVRVITNLSSGKMGVALAEAFCKEGFYVEVITAMGLEPPYYIKNHRVLTAKEMLNKAIELAKDFDIIISSAAISDFTVESFEGKLSSEEEPILKLKRNPKVLEELRKAYKDKIIIGFKAEYNLNEEDLINKAKERLNKYNLNMIIANDLSKHYFGDDYTEVYIITKDDVEKVSGSKKEVAEKIVEKVVGLVKS from the coding sequence ATGCACCCAACCAAATTATTGAAAGGAACTAAATCAAAACTCTTAGAAGGAAAAAAGATATTGGTTGCAGTAACTTCATCAATAGCTGCTATTGAATCTCCCAAATTAATGAGGGAATTAATAAGGCATGGAGCAGAGGTTTACTGCATAGTTACTGAGGAAGTTAAAAAAATTATTGGTAAAGACGCCTTAAAATTTGGCTGTGGAAATGATGTTTATGAAGAAATTACTGGAGATATTGAGCATATATTTTTATACAATGAATGCGACTGCCTTTTGATATATCCAGCAACAGCAAACATAATTTCAAAAATAAACTTAGGAATTGCTGATAACATTGTAAATACAACATTCTTAATGTTCTTTGGAAATAAACCAGTATTTATTGTCCCGGCAATGCATGAAAACATGCTTAAATCCATTGAAAGGCATATAGATGAGCTTAAAAATAAGGATAATGTTTATATTGTATCACCAAGATTTGAGGAAGGAAAGGCAAAGGTCGCGAGTGTTGAAGAAATTGTTGGCTTTATTATTGAAAAGATTGGAAATGATTTAAAGAGGGAAAGAAATAGAGTTTTAATATTGAATGGAGGGACTGTTGAATTTATAGATAAGGTTAGGGTTATAACTAATCTATCATCTGGAAAAATGGGCGTTGCATTAGCTGAGGCATTTTGTAAAGAGGGGTTTTATGTTGAGGTTATAACGGCTATGGGTTTAGAGCCCCCATATTATATAAAAAATCATAGGGTTTTAACAGCCAAAGAGATGCTAAATAAAGCCATTGAATTGGCTAAAGATTTTGATATAATTATTTCATCAGCGGCAATATCTGATTTTACAGTTGAGAGTTTTGAAGGAAAATTAAGTTCTGAGGAAGAGCCAATATTAAAATTAAAAAGAAATCCAAAGGTCTTAGAAGAGTTGAGAAAAGCTTATAAAGATAAAATAATTATTGGATTTAAGGCGGAGTATAACTTAAATGAGGAAGATCTTATAAATAAAGCTAAGGAGAGATTAAACAAATATAATTTAAATATGATTATTGCCAATGATTTAAGTAAGCACTACTTTGGAGACGATTATACAGAGGTTTATATTATAACGAAGGATGATGTTGAAAAGGTCTCTGGTTCTAAAAAAGAAGTTGCTGAAAAAATTGTTGAAAAAGTTGTAGGATTGGTGAAATCATGA
- a CDS encoding aspartate dehydrogenase → MFKIGIVGCGAIGSFISKKVLDGTIKNTKVVAVYDKNLDKMEELSKLTGAKICKSVDDLVKEDLDLVVEAASVRAVEEVAEKSLTNKKDVLIMSVGALVDKNLFLKLQNLAKNAGKKIYLPSGAIGGLDAIKAMRLGKIKEVILKTTKPVNALEDALKNLGYNVKDIKEPVIVFEGDVFEAIKEFPANINVSVTLSIAAEFPAKVMIVADPNAKLNKHEVIVKSSIGKLKVCVENVPFEENPRTSALAAYSAVRLIRDLAEPIKVGT, encoded by the coding sequence ATGTTTAAAATTGGTATTGTTGGTTGTGGAGCCATAGGTAGTTTTATTTCAAAAAAAGTTTTAGATGGAACCATAAAAAACACTAAGGTAGTTGCTGTTTATGATAAAAATTTGGATAAGATGGAAGAGCTTTCAAAATTAACCGGGGCTAAGATATGCAAAAGCGTTGATGATTTGGTTAAAGAGGATTTAGATTTAGTTGTTGAAGCTGCATCAGTAAGGGCAGTTGAAGAGGTTGCTGAGAAATCATTGACAAATAAAAAAGATGTATTGATAATGAGCGTTGGTGCGTTGGTAGATAAAAATTTATTTTTAAAGCTTCAAAATTTAGCTAAAAATGCTGGAAAAAAGATATATCTTCCATCAGGAGCCATTGGCGGATTAGATGCTATAAAAGCCATGAGATTGGGAAAAATAAAGGAGGTTATTTTAAAAACAACAAAGCCAGTCAATGCCTTAGAAGATGCTTTAAAAAATCTCGGCTACAATGTAAAAGATATAAAAGAGCCCGTAATTGTTTTTGAAGGAGATGTTTTTGAAGCTATAAAGGAATTTCCAGCAAATATAAACGTTTCAGTAACTTTATCAATAGCTGCAGAGTTCCCAGCAAAAGTTATGATTGTTGCAGATCCTAACGCTAAATTAAACAAACATGAAGTAATTGTTAAGAGCTCCATAGGGAAATTAAAGGTCTGTGTTGAAAATGTTCCATTTGAAGAAAATCCAAGAACTTCTGCATTGGCTGCATATTCCGCCGTTAGATTAATAAGAGATTTAGCTGAGCCAATAAAAGTTGGAACATGA
- a CDS encoding PRC-barrel domain-containing protein: protein MAIRVSDILEKPIYTTTAVYVGKVYDVMLDLNKGAISGLIVSDIQNGCLKEYITTPGKKVVLPFNLITAIGNIILVKPPAESGYGFLKK from the coding sequence ATGGCAATTAGGGTTAGTGACATTTTAGAAAAACCAATATACACCACAACAGCAGTATATGTAGGAAAAGTTTATGATGTCATGCTCGATTTGAATAAAGGAGCTATTAGCGGTTTAATTGTCTCAGATATTCAAAATGGATGTTTAAAAGAATACATCACCACCCCGGGTAAGAAAGTTGTTTTACCATTCAACTTAATAACGGCTATTGGGAACATAATATTGGTTAAACCTCCAGCAGAATCAGGATACGGGTTTTTAAAGAAATAA